A genomic stretch from Empedobacter stercoris includes:
- a CDS encoding Dabb family protein → MLAHHVLFWLKDDATEDEVNTFHQALKDLEPIAPSAFFHVGTPANIERDVIDASYSFSLFAAFETMEQFETYQKHPQHIEFLNGPNKLAKRVLIYDAD, encoded by the coding sequence ATGTTAGCACACCACGTATTATTTTGGTTAAAAGATGATGCAACTGAAGATGAAGTGAATACATTTCATCAAGCATTGAAAGATTTAGAACCGATTGCACCTTCAGCTTTTTTTCATGTTGGTACGCCAGCAAATATAGAGCGAGATGTGATTGATGCTTCTTATTCATTTTCTTTATTTGCAGCTTTTGAAACGATGGAACAATTCGAAACGTATCAAAAACATCCACAACATATCGAGTTTTTGAATGGTCCAAATAAATTAGCCAAACGAGTTTTAATCTACGATGCTGATTAG